GTCAAAGTCTAGTTCCTCTTGTGAAGCAGCTGCAGGCCTTTTACGATCAATTTCTTCAGTCAATTTATACAGGGAATTAGTAGCAGAAAGTGGAGCAATTGAAGAGATAACTGGCTTGCTGAGCCAACCTTCCTTGACTCCTGAGGTATAGAGGATCACCATTAGAATCTGTgtgtctttatatatatatatatatatatatataattatctataaaaataaaaaattataattaatagataattatatatattttttgggataTACAAGATATTCAGAGGAAGAGGAGACAACACAGGAGGTTTATATGTGTTAGCCTCAAAGCCTCAACTCAAAAATACTCTGGAATATCTGTCATCCTGTCAACACATTTCTTGGTAAAAAAGAACGGAGATATCCTGAAATCATTTTTGCAGGTAAAGGAGCAAAGTATGTGTACTTTGTGGAACTTGTCAGTGGATGAGAAGCTTCGAGTGAAAATTGCAAACAGTGACATATTGCCTTTACTTATTAAGTCCCTCGATGATGATGACATAAAATTGAAGGAAGCAGCAGGAGGGGTTTTGGCAAATTTGGCATTGAGCCAAATTAACCACAGCATCATGGTTGAAGCAGGTGTTATACAAAAACTGGTGAGGCTTCCTTAACATTTCCTCTATTGATAGAAAGAATTCATGTCCATTATTAGATCAAATAGCTGAAAATTTTGCTCTTTTGACATTGTCAAGCTGTATGGAATGCAGTAATATTCAAAtgaattaattgaaatttttttttcttaagcgTAAGAGGATGTTTATAAAAACATGTTCTGAGTTGCCTCTATTTAcatgacttttaaaaaaaaaaaaaaaaaattctttggcATTCTATAAAGTTGGATTATAAATGCAGGCAAAGGCCCTAACAGCTGATTTGGAAGGAGCTAAAGTCCTTAGAAAGGAAGCAAGAAATGCATTGTTGGAGCTTGCTAAGGATGAATATTACAGAATTCTTGTCATAGAGGAAGGCCTGATTCCTGTCCCTATGATTGGTGCATCTGCATACAAGTCCTTCAAACCAGGTTTGTATTCCTGGCCTAGTTTACCAGATGGTACAGAGATTAAACAAACTTCAAAAGGTCCTTCTAAATATGGTGCCTCCGAAGTACTCCTTGGATTAAATATTGATGACAAGAATGTAAACATAGAGGAGACCAAGATGAAAGCAGTAGTTGCACGGTCACACCAACAATTTCTTGCTCGTATTGGGGCTATAGAAATAGAGAATGGAGAGAAATCTCAATCTGGATGCTTGAGTGAGCATCGACTTACACTCTTACCATGGGTGGATGGGGTGGCTCGATTGGTTTTGATTCTTGAGCTTGAAGATGAATCTGCCATATCAAGAGCTGCAGAGTCAATTGCTGATGCGTCTATCAATGAACATATTCGAGTTGCATTCAAGGAAGCTGGAGCAATCAAGCATTTAGTTCGGCTTTTAGGCCATAACAATGATTCTGTCAGATTGTCTGCTACTCAAGCTTTGGAAAGGTTGTCTATCAGGTAATTTATCATTCTTTGGGTTTTAATTATCTTGATGTATTTACAGCAATAGTGATCCTAGCTAACCTCTCTGGCTTTAAATGAAAAttcgtattaaaaaaaaaaaaaaaaaaaagagcagatGGGATGGAAAAAATCTTTTACAATTTCTCAGTTAATGGCTTTGTCACTTTGCCTTTGCCTTCCACTCTAAGCTGACAATACTCTTTTATCCGGAACAGTGGTGCTTGAGTGTTTCACAGTCAAATGCTTGGTCTCCCATGCTTACTTGACAAGGTTCTTTCCTTGGACTAGTGAATAAATAAGTTCTCATTAGTgcagggatttttttttttggggtctatGTGAGTGACATGGAGATTTATAAGTAAATGATTTCGTCTTTCGCATGGGCGGACAGGGGAGATCTCTGCTACATGACAggggagagtgagagagaggagttGAAGGCCTAGAAGAAGCTAGCCTATGTTCGAAATTGCTTCCCCAATTTGTTAATTTACCCtatataacaacaacaaagcttTACTCCCAAAAATTTGGGGTTAGTTATGGATCTTTAACTGTAATTGGGGTTGGTCCTATGTATTCTTCTCTGCCATTCAATTATATCTAAAATCATACCTTTGCCACTTCTTTGATTAACTTGTCATTTTTTACTACTTGCTTATTTACCCTATAATTGATACAATTTCTCCTTGTACCATACTCACCAATACagctgaaaaatattttaccataCCAAACTGTTATAATATCCTCTTGGAAAGGTATCGGTATGCACTTCAACTCGTTTTGGCTATCTGAGTTGGTAATTCTATTTTAGGCCAGTACAATAAAAggttgtttttataaatttgttaaaaccaGACACCAATGTATGCAGATGCTAAGCTAGCCAAAATAGCATTTCCAGTAGGacaagatcatttttttttttttttttgataggtaagaaaaaatatattcaaaaaactaCTAGATGCCAGATAGCACCAGCAtaacaaaagtacaaaaaagaaaagcagagaacaaaaacaaaaaacattaattacaaagaaagagagctaaggaaaagaggaaaagagtcactagatgtgagtccccaagccctaacCCAGTCAAACAGGGAACTAGAAAAGAGAGCAAGCATTTGGTCCTCAGATCTATCCAAATCCTCAAACGTCCGCCGATTGcgttccttccaaatacaccacatcaaacacaacGGAACTAAGTTCCAAATGTAAGATGAATGCtttcccaaccaattccaccaactaaaaagaaaatctgACACCGTACATGAGAGgacccaagaaatcccaaaaaGCTGAAAAACAAAACACCATAGCCGATAAGCCTTTCCACAATGTAACAACAAATGATCCACTGTctcaccacaacaacaacacataatgcaccagtcaacaaaatcaaagcctCTAAGCCGCAAGTTATCACCCGTGAGGATCCTATCCCATGCGgctgtccaaacaaagaaagagacacaTCGGggagccttaaccttccaaatacctttccatgGAAAAACAGCGGAAGAAGAGCCATGTAACTTATGATAAAAAGAGCGGATAGTAAAATCCCCATTTTTTGTCAACTTCCATCTCAACCGATCACCATCAGTCCCTGAAGGTAAATTGGCTGCCAAGAGCCGAAGGAAATCAACCACCACATCTGCCTCCCAATCATTAGGACCTCGATTGAAACGAACATCCAAAGTTCTCCCATCCCCTGCTCCTTGACATATCAAAGATGATTCTATAGAAGCCTCTCTGTTTGCAGCAAAATTGTACAAGACTGGAAAAGCCAGTTGGAGAGAAAGATCTCCACACCACCTATCTgtccaaaatttcactctatcCCCCATCCCAACCTTATACTGgacatttttgttgaaaatttgcCAGCCTTTCCTGATACTTCTCCACAAACCACAACCATGAGCACCCCTTCCCAACTTAGAGGtccacccccctccccccccccaaTCTTCCCCAAATTTCAAAGCTACCACCCTCCTCCAAAGCCTATTCTCCTCGATCCCAAAACGCCAGAGCCACTTTCCTAGCAAGGCTTTATTGAAGGTGGTTAATTTTCTAATACCCAGGCCACCATAAGCAATAGGCAAACACGCCTTATCCCATCCCAATAAATGAGTCTTAGGGTCTCCCCACAGGAAATCCCTTTGGAGCTTCTCAATTTTGTTTGCCACATGTGTAGGGATGGTgaatagagataaaaaaatatgtggGAAGGCTGGATAGTGTGCTTTTAAGCAATGTCAACCTACCTCCTATCgacaaatacaacttcttccacccAGCAAGCTTTTGATTGACTTTTTCCAAAATAGGGTTCCAAATAGAGGGGGACTTATGGGACGCCCCCAGCGGCATACCAAGATAAGTCATTGGCAAAGCCCCAACCCTAAGATCATTCACTtccactttttcttcttccacatCGTCCACAGCCCCATGTTGCCCACTTCTTCTTGGTTTCTTTGCTAACCACTTTCTTTGTGTTTCTGTTTTGACTGCACAAACACTTTTTATGTTTCTTGGTTTGTCTGCCTAGCAGAACAAGTGAACCTACCCCATATGAATCTTTggtaacacacacacacacacacacacacacacacacacatacatggACTTGCATTTTGGGCCAAGGTTGATTAGGTTGTTGATTACTTCTATgaggaaaaaaatgtaaacctGGGCAACATATTAGGATGGACATGgacttatatttttattggctCTTACCAAATTAGCAGGCTCTAACCAAATATATAAGCTcatgaatttataaataaatatacatattttaagttcataaatatacaaatatatgtTTTATAGTGGTAATTCCAAAATGGTACACAggtaccaaaatattttgttcctCTAGCCCCTCTTATTGATgctttttatttgttatatatatatattgttcatAGTTGGCCCCAAACCCAGAAAAAGGAGGGTTGCAGCAAATTGTTGGCTAGCATAAAATGTAGTCACtctattattgttttatataaatttatgtagatatgtatatatgtatgtgtctACACAAAACCTTTACTAGCCATATTTGCCTTGTTTCATATACTGTCTGTTTTTTTGCTATCTTTTCTTCGTATGGAATTTTAAAGCTCATGCCTCTGGGGATTGACACATATTTCACTCTATTTTGTTCTGGGTTTGCACGTTGAAGAGCTTGTCATTTATTAGGCAGTGGTACTCATGTTAGTTTTCATGTCACATAGTTCTAACTTCACTGTTACatctttcttcttattctttagACATTAGGTCTGTTGGATGGCTTTTATGCATTAAGCATCCCTTACATTGTATAATTcacattactcttatttttcttgatgCAGCAATCATGTTTGCCAGATAATTGAAGCTGAAGGCATCATTGATCCTTTGGTCAATACTCTAAAGCACTTGCAGACCTCTGAAAGCCTGATTGAAAAggtgttttattattattttatttatctttatccCTCATTTCCCATTATAAGAAACAATCCTGAGTATAATGAACCCTTGCTGCAATGCAGAGCTTGAATCTACTTGCTCGGATATTAGATCCTAGTAAAGAGATGAAATCTAAGGTTAGTCATTAGGTTGTTGCACCATGTGTGAAAAActcataatgttttttttttttttttttttgtcttactGAGTATGTTGATGCATTCCAGTTTTATGATGGATCAGTTAATGGATCAAAAAAGTTATCAGACGCAACAAAAAACCCTGAAGATTCTGCAGTCTTAACTGGAAATATGTCTGACAAACCCATATCAAATGTGAATGCCAGGTCTTTTCCTCTCTTCCCCCCCCAACCCCTCTTTCAAAAAAGAAACTCCccttctaattttattttgtttattaattttagaactgccttttcattattatcatttatttaCTTCTCCTTTtcataaagttttattttttctgtttctaTATACCTAGTCCATATCTTAGTTTTTTGTGTTCATGAGAGGAATTCAAAGTTGGGTGATTCCCAAACAAATAGAGTAAGGTGAGCAGAATGCGTATGTTGACCTCTCAATTTCATATCTTATCTCATAAAAATCTGGTTCAATATTGACTGCTTTTATAGTTCTATTGGGAAAAGCAAGCAAAATGAAAGATTGCTTGTATATTTGACAAGGATTTCTCCACAAAGATTTCATCTTCATTACATCCtctttatggaaaaaaaaaattttgtgaaaaaaaagttcattatTTGTGTGACGGTCTAAAAAGTAAACACTTCAGCTAGATGCTTAAGTTTAGGTTGCAATGATATTTTAGGAACAGAAAAAGGAAACTTGGATTTAATATAGAATCTTTTGTTGCTAGAGACACAaggagaatttttattttaatttagaattatttatttttgcaagtcaattgtatttttatgttttatgtcCTAATagtttattaggctattagtattttaatatttggaagcaaggttatttttgtcataaggcaattagggtctTCTACAccaattagaattagggtttagttTCTTATATAAGAAAACTATTGTACCCCTTTTGGATAAGATTTAGAGATGAATGAAAAGTTGCCTTTCGGTTTCTTTTCTCTAGTGTCGACTCTAGCCAACCCTAGGAATTGAGTCCCAGtggtttttcttgtttggtGCCAACTCCAAGCAagcctaggtgctgactcctaggttCCTATCCCTTTATTTTCCTAttgcttaattttgttttgattgtcCTGCATTATCTTCCCAACCCCAAACCATTGTAAAATTCAAGTTTGATTTTCTTGTCCTCCATCACCTAGGCAAACAAACAGAGCATGCCtgttttatgtaaaatattatgGTCTTCTAGACATACAACCTTGTGATGTGCTTGATGCAATGCGTAAATCTTTTAATAGATTTAGCTCTCTTCCTTGTAGAGGCTGAAACTACAAGCTGTTGGAAGGGAATGATAACCCTTGCCATATCTTCAtaatctctctcattttttggGTGTATGTTATCGATATTCTGTTTTATTGGAGCTGCCATGTCTGGGTCGTTTTCTTCCCAACACAAATGTAACATCCTTTGTCATTTAGTGAACTCATTGACCTATTTATTAAAGCAGTTGCAAATATAGTTTTGATTTCACAATATCAAATAGGTTCAATggtaatatttaaattaaaccaTGATTCAGTGCCATTGGGCAAACCTGGACTTATCTGCTTATAACAAGGCTGGACCAATAAAATCGATTCTGCTAGGAACATATCTGTTTTGAGCGTGCTGACTGGTTCAAATAAGAAACTTACTGATCTAGGGTAAATCTAAAGTTTTGTCCCATTCTTTTTTTGAAGGAGCCTAGGCCAAAGCTGTGGATTGCTAGGCATTATTGGTATGGTTTCAATCCATTGCTTTCATTGAATTTATTGAATCCAGAGATGCTGGACGTATGCCTACTTTCAGCGAaactcttctctttttttttttagttttgttttgtgtgcCTGCATTAAAGCAATTTTAATGTTGTTCCCCTATATTATATTGATCTGATTGAGTACTTTCAGATATAATTCTGCAGTCTTCACAAAGAAGTTCTATTGACCTGCTTTTCTTAACTTGGAAACCAATTATAGGGAGGATGTGCTAGACACTGCTTTCATTGCTCGCCTTGTTGATATTCTAAAGAACTCATCCCcaaatttacaaagaaaagcaaGTTCCGTTCTTGAGTTTGTGACAATTAATGACCCAAGCATGGACTCAATCATTTCAGTAGATATTGAATCGGGTTTGGCTGCTGTTTTCCAACAAAAAGTTTTGAATGGTatggaaaacaattttcttgACTTTTAAGACCTAAATTGCTTGAAAAAGTCTGGCTTTATTTTATCTTGTCCAACTTTATGacctaatttatattttttttaaagattttatttatttattttaattttcatgttgTTCTTATTGTTGTTATATACAGTTCTAATTATAATCATCGTTGTCATCAGCATCCTCATTGTATTTTCAACAACCTGCTGCCTGCATTTGGGTGCTGAGACAAGTAGAATATGAGGAATGAAATGAGAGATGAAAATTAATTACCTAtgttggtttcttttgttgatcgGATTGTCCATTCATCATCTGAACAAGATAcccatccaaaaaataaataaataaaatctgaaCAAGATTGGTCACCATTGTGATTTAGGCCCTAAAATTGCCTTCTCTTTTGTTTGTCATGAACCTGACTTTTATAAAGTTCAAACTCTCTTCTCAGTTTCTCTTGGTTCCTGTAAAATCAAGCTTTATGGTTATTGTTAAATTACCAGTTGTACTTCACTCTTATAATAAAGAGGTAGCCCTTAAAAGTTTACTCCATGGTCGTAGGCCGTTAATATTCAACAGTTATCACTTGTATATGTCCATTAATTGTGAAGGCATTTCCTTACAATCTTCTGAAGTCTGAATTCTCAGATAAATTTATTGAGACTCACATAATAATATATGCAGTAATCATTAATGAACAAGTTAGGCATCAAGTGTCTATAGTTTTTCTGTAGGATATTCTTCATTTTGTCCTAATATTCTTGGCTATTAGGttctttaatttgtatttttgcttTCATATGATAGGAGTTGAACTCATGGAGTCCAGTCCTTGGTGCTTGTAACTTACCACCAAACTAAGAAATTTGCCATCTCTTCGCAATGTGTTCAATAAAATCTTGTGTGTAGGAAATCTTTCTGAATATTATGTGACCTGATTCTCTATTGAAGTCCTACCAATATAAGTCTGAgttcttataaaatatgtatatatatattagtctGAGTTCTGCTCAAAGGTATACCCACTCTGGTGGCCACTTCACCTGCTCTCAAATCCCTTTAATTTGATGATATATTTGGTAAGATTATCCTCACAGAAATCATGGAGTTTTTGGGTACTTACGAGTCAGAattacttaaattttaaatctctCATTGTTCCCCACATTGCATTGCCCTGCTTTGAGTCATTGCCCCAGTACCCATTAGATGAATCTTGATCATTTTAATTTCCTGTtgaaaatattaacaaattcCTGCATTTGTGTTTGCCAATTCAATTATATGTAAGTGTGATACTCTTACTTTTGATAGATTTTAAGACAATCATCTTGTTTAAATTAGAAACTGCAAGTGGCAAcaatgtgtggaaaatgaagATTAATATTGCTTTCTCTaagctagaaattttttttgttcttttttcatTCTAAGTGTCCATTTAGGATAacttattttctttggtttattttactttaaaaataagttgGGTAAAATAAAAGTATACAGGTGTAGCTGTATATAAGCTGGCAGCGAACATAAGTTGGATTTTAAGCTTATCGTGGCATACATTAAATCGAAAATAAACCTATGCTTGAATTCAGATGAgtgattatttttttgtgttcatCTTTATTTGGCAGATGTGGATTCCGATGTAGAAGACCAGCAGCCAGAAAAATATGTCCTTGAAGTTGAAGAAGCTGGTCTTGCAATATCCACAGCATCCCGGTTGCTAACAAAGCTGCTTGACTCTCCGcaattttttcaaagtataaATTCCACCCACTTCACTAAACTGCTCCGTGAAATCCTAAAATCAAACGTCCCTCTTCATTACAAAGATTGGGTTGCTGCTTCCCTAGTTAAACTCAGC
This genomic stretch from Quercus lobata isolate SW786 chromosome 3, ValleyOak3.0 Primary Assembly, whole genome shotgun sequence harbors:
- the LOC115981539 gene encoding uncharacterized protein LOC115981539 isoform X2, with the protein product MLASAATPTPFFPLKSPNAQHSLPNFNTYLEVIPVRTRTKTKLSNPTPTLIFSYATKHHQYHCLNLISCSNRSVITRVSSDDGGGGAVDATPQHSKSPDIEEIEKPSPSFGDGYVALFVRMLGLDHDDLDREQAIVALWKYSLGGKKCIDAIMQFPGCINLTVNLLRSKSSSSCEAAAGLLRSISSVNLYRELVAESGAIEEITGLLSQPSLTPEVKEQSMCTLWNLSVDEKLRVKIANSDILPLLIKSLDDDDIKLKEAAGGVLANLALSQINHSIMVEAGVIQKLAKALTADLEGAKVLRKEARNALLELAKDEYYRILVIEEGLIPVPMIGASAYKSFKPGLYSWPSLPDGTEIKQTSKGPSKYGASEVLLGLNIDDKNVNIEETKMKAVVARSHQQFLARIGAIEIENGEKSQSGCLSEHRLTLLPWVDGVARLVLILELEDESAISRAAESIADASINEHIRVAFKEAGAIKHLVRLLGHNNDSVRLSATQALERLSISNHVCQIIEAEGIIDPLVNTLKHLQTSESLIEKSLNLLARILDPSKEMKSKFYDGSVNGSKKLSDATKNPEDSAVLTGNMSDKPISNEPRPKLWIARHYWEDVLDTAFIARLVDILKNSSPNLQRKASSVLEFVTINDPSMDSIISVDIESGLAAVFQQKVLNDVDSDVEDQQPEKYVLEVEEAGLAISTASRLLTKLLDSPQFFQSINSTHFTKLLREILKSNVPLHYKDWVAASLVKLSSLSDSKLDSGNPINMEVTLYETIPRLIEKMKTSFSPDAKEAAVMELNRIIAEGMVDSTRAIASEGGIFPLVKLIEDGSEGAVEASLGILYNLSMDSENHSAIIAAGAVPALRRIVQLQRPQWPRALHVLRTLPT
- the LOC115981539 gene encoding uncharacterized protein LOC115981539 isoform X4; this encodes MLASAATPTPFFPLKSPNAQHSLPNFNTYLEVIPVRTRTKTKLSNPTPTLIFSYATKHHQYHCLNLISCSNRSVITRVSSDDGGGGAVDATPQHSKSPDIEEIEKPSPSFGDGYVALFVRMLGLDHDDLDREQAIVALWKYSLGGKKCIDAIMQFPGCINLTVNLLRSKSSSSCEAAAGLLRSISSVNLYRELVAESGAIEEITGLLSQPSLTPEVKEQSMCTLWNLSVDEKLRVKIANSDILPLLIKSLDDDDIKLKEAAGGVLANLALSQINHSIMVEAGVIQKLAKALTADLEGAKVLRKEARNALLELAKDEYYRILVIEEGLIPVPMIGASAYKSFKPGLYSWPSLPDGTEIKQTSKGPSKYGASEVLLGLNIDDKNVNIEETKMKAVVARSHQQFLARIGAIEIENGEKSQSGCLSEHRLTLLPWVDGVARLVLILELEDESAISRAAESIADASINEHIRVAFKEAGAIKHLVRLLGHNNDSVRLSATQALERLSISNHVCQIIEAEGIIDPLVNTLKHLQTSESLIEKEPRPKLWIARHYWEDVLDTAFIARLVDILKNSSPNLQRKASSVLEFVTINDPSMDSIISVDIESGLAAVFQQKVLNDVDSDVEDQQPEKYVLEVEEAGLAISTASRLLTKLLDSPQFFQSINSTHFTKLLREILKSNVPLHYKDWVAASLVKLSSLSDSKLDSGNPINMEVTLYETIPRLIEKMKTSFSPDAKEAAVMELNRIIAEGMVDSTRAIASEGGIFPLVKLIEDGSEGAVEASLGILYNLSMDSENHSAIIAAGAVPALRRIVQLQRPQWPRALHVLRTLPT
- the LOC115981539 gene encoding uncharacterized protein LOC115981539 isoform X3, whose amino-acid sequence is MLASAATPTPFFPLKSPNAQHSLPNFNTYLEVIPVRTRTKTKLSNPTPTLIFSYATKHHQYHCLNLISCSNRSVITRVSSDDGGGGAVDATPQHSKSPDIEEIEKPSPSFGDGYVALFVRMLGLDHDDLDREQAIVALWKYSLGGKKCIDAIMQFPGCINLTVNLLRSKSSSSCEAAAGLLRSISSVNLYRELVAESGAIEEITGLLSQPSLTPEVKEQSMCTLWNLSVDEKLRVKIANSDILPLLIKSLDDDDIKLKEAAGGVLANLALSQINHSIMVEAGVIQKLAKALTADLEGAKVLRKEARNALLELAKDEYYRILVIEEGLIPVPMIGASAYKSFKPGLYSWPSLPDGTEIKQTSKGPSKYGASEVLLGLNIDDKNVNIEETKMKAVVARSHQQFLARIGAIEIENGEKSQSGCLSEHRLTLLPWVDGVARLVLILELEDESAISRAAESIADASINEHIRVAFKEAGAIKHLVRLLGHNNDSVRLSATQALERLSISNHVCQIIEAEGIIDPLVNTLKHLQTSESLIEKSLNLLARILDPSKEMKSKFYDGSVNGSKKLSDATKNPEDSAVLTGNMSDKPISNVNAREDVLDTAFIARLVDILKNSSPNLQRKASSVLEFVTINDPSMDSIISVDIESGLAAVFQQKVLNDVDSDVEDQQPEKYVLEVEEAGLAISTASRLLTKLLDSPQFFQSINSTHFTKLLREILKSNVPLHYKDWVAASLVKLSSLSDSKLDSGNPINMEVTLYETIPRLIEKMKTSFSPDAKEAAVMELNRIIAEGMVDSTRAIASEGGIFPLVKLIEDGSEGAVEASLGILYNLSMDSENHSAIIAAGAVPALRRIVQLQRPQWPRALHVLRTLPT
- the LOC115981539 gene encoding uncharacterized protein LOC115981539 isoform X1, coding for MLASAATPTPFFPLKSPNAQHSLPNFNTYLEVIPVRTRTKTKLSNPTPTLIFSYATKHHQYHCLNLISCSNRSVITRVSSDDGGGGAVDATPQHSKSPDIEEIEKPSPSFGDGYVALFVRMLGLDHDDLDREQAIVALWKYSLGGKKCIDAIMQFPGCINLTVNLLRSKSSSSCEAAAGLLRSISSVNLYRELVAESGAIEEITGLLSQPSLTPEVKEQSMCTLWNLSVDEKLRVKIANSDILPLLIKSLDDDDIKLKEAAGGVLANLALSQINHSIMVEAGVIQKLAKALTADLEGAKVLRKEARNALLELAKDEYYRILVIEEGLIPVPMIGASAYKSFKPGLYSWPSLPDGTEIKQTSKGPSKYGASEVLLGLNIDDKNVNIEETKMKAVVARSHQQFLARIGAIEIENGEKSQSGCLSEHRLTLLPWVDGVARLVLILELEDESAISRAAESIADASINEHIRVAFKEAGAIKHLVRLLGHNNDSVRLSATQALERLSISNHVCQIIEAEGIIDPLVNTLKHLQTSESLIEKSLNLLARILDPSKEMKSKFYDGSVNGSKKLSDATKNPEDSAVLTGNMSDKPISNVNARPKLWIARHYWEDVLDTAFIARLVDILKNSSPNLQRKASSVLEFVTINDPSMDSIISVDIESGLAAVFQQKVLNDVDSDVEDQQPEKYVLEVEEAGLAISTASRLLTKLLDSPQFFQSINSTHFTKLLREILKSNVPLHYKDWVAASLVKLSSLSDSKLDSGNPINMEVTLYETIPRLIEKMKTSFSPDAKEAAVMELNRIIAEGMVDSTRAIASEGGIFPLVKLIEDGSEGAVEASLGILYNLSMDSENHSAIIAAGAVPALRRIVQLQRPQWPRALHVLRTLPT